A single region of the Pyricularia oryzae 70-15 chromosome 4, whole genome shotgun sequence genome encodes:
- a CDS encoding fructose-2,6-bisphosphatase, which yields MAPSKNGVGVRAEDTRLCVVMVGLPARGKSYIAQKAQRYLRWLSIEAKTFNVGNYRRKDAAHPPADFFDTQNEDGEKKRRAAAEAAINDMLSWFRSGGIVGILDATNSTKDRRKWVRELIEAEGIEVMFVESKCDDENLILANIRDVKTTSPDYLGIDADQAATDFQKRIENYKKVYKTIDEDQDEEDLTYLKIMDVGKQVIINRIQDYLESRVVYFLMNLHIRPRSIWLSRHGESMYNLDGRIGGDSELSPRGEEYAKALPDLVRQSVGNDRPLTVWTSTLRRTIATARHLPPNYNQLQWKALDELDAGVCDGMTYQEIKNVYPADFQARDEDKYNYRYRGGESYRDVVIRLEPIIMELERSEDILIVTHQAVLRCIYAYFTEKDQSASPWMHVPLHTLIKLTPRAYGTEVERMSAGIEAVSTWRGKGSTAKHEDPVPEAMN from the exons ATGGCACCCTCAAAAAATGGAGTTGGCGTTCGCGCTGAGGACACCAGGCTTTGCGTGGTGATGGTGGGCCTTCCAGCGAGAGGAAAGTCGTACATAGCACAAAAAG CTCAACGATATCTTCGCTGGCTCTCCATCGAGGCAAAGACTTTCAATGTCGGCAATTACCGTCGCAAAGACGCTGCTCACCCGCCTGCCGACTTCTTCGACACGCAGAATGAAGATGGTGAGAAGAAGCGTCGGGCGGCCGCCGAGGCAGCCATCAACGACATGCTCAGTTGGTTCCGTAGCGGTGGCATCGTCGGTATCCTCGATGCCACAAACAGCACCAAGGATCGCCGCAAGTGGGTTCGTGAGCTGATAGAGGCCGAGGGTATTGAGGTCATGTTTGTCGAAAGCAAATGTGACGATGAGAACCTCATCTTGGCCAACATTCGGGACGTCAAGACGACAAGTCCCGACTACCTGGGAATCGACGCCGATCAGGCTGCTACCGATTTCCAAAAACGCATTGAAAATTACAAAAAGGTGTACAAGACAATCGacgaagaccaagacgaggaGGACTTGACATATCTTAAGATCATGGATGTCGGGAAGCAGGTCATCATTAACCGCATCCAGGACTACCTCGAAAGTCGGGTTGTTTATTTCCTCATGAACCTACACATTCGTCCGCGGTCCATTTGGTTGTCACGT CATGGCGAGTCTATGTACAATCTTGACGGCCGTATTGGAGGTGACTCAGAGCTGTCTCCCCGCGGTGAGGAATACGCAAAAGCCTTGCCAGACCTCGTCAGGCAGTCTGTCGGA AATGACCGTCCGTTAACGGTCTGGACATCAACCCTCCGCCGTACCATCGCCACAGCTCGCCACCTACCTCCAAACTACAACCAGCTCCAGTGGAAGGCACTCGACGAGCTTGACGCCGGCGTGTGCGATGGCATGACCTACCAGGAAATCAAGAACGTTTACCCCGCTGATTTCCAGGCTCGCGACGAGGACAAGTACAACTATCGTTATCGTGGGGGCGAGTCGTACCGGGACGTGGTCATTCGACTGGAGCCCATCATCATGGAGCTGGAGCGGTCTGAGGATATTCTCATAGTCACCCACCAGGCCGTTCTCAGATGTATTTACGCCTACTTTACTGAGAAGGACCAGAGCGCCAGCCCCTGGATGCACGTCCCACTGCACACCTTGATCAAGCTGACGCCCCGCGCGTACGGGACCGAGGTCGAGAGGATGAGTGCTGGCATCGAAGCCGTCAGCACTTGGAGAGGGAAGGGCAGCACTGCCAAGCATGAGGACCCAGTACCCGAAGCTATGAACTAG
- a CDS encoding ATP-dependent RNA helicase HAS1, whose protein sequence is MDDRSSKKRKLKDVNGAKASGAATDVTVKPKKLKKAQSQEEVEPKVEKGSKKEEEENDWSDEEENEAADDAGHSSDSDVDEGDDTIAAPAKEADGDIPGDLTLPTTAESEAQAFSELNLSENTMKAIEEMGFTKMTEIQRRGIPPLLAGKDVLGAAKTGSGKTLAFLIPAVEMLRSLKFKPRNGTGVIVVSPTRELALQIFGVARDLMKHHSQTYGIVIGGANRRAEAEKLSKGVNLLIATPGRLLDHLQNTPFVFKNLRSLVIDEADRILEIGFEDEMRQIIKILPKERQSMLFSATQTTKVEDLARVSLRPGPLYLNVDEEKEYSTVEGLEQGYVVCEADKRFILLFSFLQKMKKKKIIVFFSSCNSVKYYAELLNYIDCQVLDLHGKQKQQKRTNTFFEFCNADRGTLICTDVAARGLDIPAVDWIVQFDPPDDPRDYIHRVGRTARGTNKKGRSLMFLLPSEVGFLTYLKQARVPVVEFDFPTKSIKNVQSQLEKLIGKNYYLNSSAKDGFRSYLHAYASHSLRSVFDINKLDLAKVAKSFGFATPPRVDIQLGASMSKDKKAGGRRAYGSQPRQGGTYGKRR, encoded by the exons ATGGATGACAGGTCGAGCAAGAAGAGAAAACTCAAAGATGTCAACGGCGCCAAAGCCTCGGGTGCTGCGACTGACGTTACCGTCAAGCCAAAGAAACTGAAGAAGGCGCAGTCGCAAGAGGAAGTCGAACCCAAAGTTGAGAAGGGCTCTAAgaaagaggaggaggaaaacGATTGGAGCGATGAAGAGGAGAATGAAGCTGCAGATGACGCGGGCCACTCGTCCGACTCTGATGTAGACGAAGGCGACGACACTATCGCCGCACCGGCTAAAGAGGCCGATGGCGACATCCCCGGCGACCTGACCCTGCCGACAACCGCCGAGTCCGAGGCACAGGCATTCTCCGAACTGAACCTGTCCGAGAACACAATGAAGGCCATTGAAGAGATGGGCTTCACAAAAATGACCGAGATCCAGAGGCGGGGTATTCCGCCGCTGCTGGCTGGCAAGGACGTTCTCGGTGCGGCCAAGACCGGTTCCGGCAAGACGCTAGCCTTCCTGATACCCGCGGTCGAGATGCTCCGCTCGCTCAAGTTCAAGCCTCGCAACGGAACCGGTGTCATTGTCGTGTCGCCCACCCGCGAACTTGCCCTGCAGATCTTTGGTGTCGCGCGCGACTTGATGAAGCACCACTCACAGACTTACGGAATTGTCATTGGAGGCGCAAACCGTCGCGCTGAAGCAGAGAAGCTCTCAAAGGGTGTTAACCTGCTCATTGCTACGCCAGGTCGTCTGCTTGATCACTTGCAAAACACGCCATTTGTGTTCAAGAACCTGCGATCCCTGGTCATCGACGAGGCGGATCGTATTCTGGAGATCGGTTTCGAGGATGAGATGAGGCAGATCATCAAGATTCTACCAAAGGAGAGACAATCGATGCTCTTCTCGGCTACACAGACAACCAAGGTTGAGGACCTCGCGAGAGTATCTTTGCGTCCAGGACCGCTCTATTTGAATGTGGACGAGGAGAAGGAGTACAGCACAGTGGAGGGGCTGGAACAGGGCTATGTTGTCTGCGAGGCCGACAAGCGCTTCATCCTGCTTTTCTCTTTCCTTCAGaagatgaaaaagaaaaagattaTCGTCTTCTTCAGCAGTTGCAACTCGGTCAAGTACTATGCTGAACTGCTCAACTATATCGACTGCCAAGTCCTGGATCTTCACGGCAAGCAAAAACAGCAGAAGCGAACCAACACCTTCTTTGAATTCTGCAATGCCGACAGGGGAACTCTGATCTGCACAGATGTTGCTGCCCGTGGTCTCGAT ATCCCTGCTGTTGACTGGATTGTGCAGTTTGACCCGCCTGATGACCCCCGCGACTACATTCACCGCGTGGGACGAACAGCCCGTGGCACAAACAAGAAGGGTCGCTCCCTGATGTTTTTGCTGCCCAGCGAAGTCGGCTTCTTGACCTACCTCAAGCAGGCCCGTGTCCCGGTGGTTGAGTTCGACTTCCCGACAAAGAGCATCAAGAACGTGCAATCCCAGCTTGAGAAGCTCATTGGCAAGAACTATTACCTCAACTCTAGCGCCAAGGATGGATTCAGGTCATATCTGCATGCTTATGCGAGCCACAGCCTGCGGTCTGTGTTTGACATCAACAAACTGGATCTCGCAAAGGTTGCCAAAAGCTTTGGCTTTGCAACGCCGCCAAGAGTGGACATCCAACTCGGCGCAAGCATGAGCAAGGACAAGAAAGCCGGAGGAAGGAGAGCGTACGGGAGTCAACCCAGGCAAGGGGGTACATATGGGAAGAGGCGATAA
- a CDS encoding V-SNARE gives MSNQNALFLLADHIKLSLLERKRAQSLNVDAGSQDGHISRSLDQFREGLEALEKEQKRSEEAGDEDKALDISDSLPSLQKQLDDLTSQFHGFSSVAPSTPNDPSLASDFAAAESVPAAGSRAKQVRFSDSPMAAGSRRGNDDEDLEAQRSGLLGQPYRDDPDSGPTFRDQIEEQGLDNVQVHAYHQRVMEEQDAQLDALGASISRQRELSMQIGDELDSQVAMLDESERVVDRHQSSLDRARRQVGRISRSAGETKQFGVIIALIVILVLLIAIFK, from the exons ATGTCAAACCAAAACGCCCTTTTTCTCCTTGCCGACCATATCAAGCTGTCCCTTCTGGAGAGGAAACGGGCACAGAGTCTCAACGTAGACGCCGGCAGCCAGGATGGTCACATATCACGGTCGCTAGACCAATTCCGGGAAGGGTTGGAGGCGCTTGAAAAGGAACAGAAGAGGTCAGAGGAGGCAGGAGACGAAGA CAAGGCCCTCGATATATCAGACTCCCTGCCCAGCCTCCAAAAGCAGCTCGACGACCTCACATCCCAGTTCCATGGCTTCTCGTCCGTGGCCCCCAGCACACCTAACGACCCATCCCTTGCTTCCGATTTTGCAGCCGCCGAATCCGTACCGGCGGCCGGCTCCAGGGCGAAACAGGTCCGGTTCTCGGACAGTCCGATGGCGGCAGGCAGTCGCAGGGGAAACGATGACGAGGACCTCGAGGCGCAGCGCTCCGGCTTGCTGGGCCAGCCGTACCGCGACGACCCGGATTCGGGCCCGACATTCCGTGACCAGATCGAGGAGCAGGGGCTCGACAACGTCCAGGTGCACGCGTACCACCAGCGGGTGATGGAGGAGCAGGATGCCCAGCTCGATGCCCTCGGAGCCAGCATCTCAAGGCAGCGCGAGCTCAGCATGCAGATCGGCGACGAGCTCGACAGCCAGGTCGCCATGCTAGACGAGAGCGAGCGGGTCGTGGACCGCCACCAGAGCAGCTTGGACCGCGCCAGGAGGCAGGTCGGCAGGATCAGCAGAAGTGCCGGGGAGACCAAGCAGTTTGGAGTCATCATTGCTTTGATCGTCATACTTGTGCTTTTGATCGCCATCTTCAAGTGA
- a CDS encoding geranylgeranyl transferase type-2 subunit alpha — protein sequence MASHGISRTSKPRTEEQKRQEIEKIEKYRNLEDQLRKEIAANNTAPEVFVLTSRLLRLNPEYYTVWNDRRRLLICGSLSAPSAGSSPSRALPTSSPTDTTTLSSAVSSSSSSTTTQPYQDLQKTGWSGTTVDDGIKTREDTIRSELAFTIPLLMEFPKCYWIWNYRLWVLGKAVELLDRVVSRGIWTEELGLVGKMLTRDRRNFHAWGYRRHVVAQLESAALSPDGKSPESLVVSEFEYTSKMIRVDLSNFSAWHNRSKLIPRLLDERQADDVARRKFLEDELNLVREALNVGPEDQSLWYYHQFLMLNLFDAVDSSAIAPNLNVSERVAYVTRELDDIKDLLEDYEDIKWLYEALLEYTVALAKLESRSLSEHETEQLRGWLVKLQQLDRTRRGRWAYMRSELGLS from the exons ATGGCGAGT CACGGGATAAGTCGTACGAGCAAGCCTCGCACCGAGGAACAGAAGCGGCAGGAAATAGAAAAGATAGAAAAGTACCGTAACTTGGAGGATCAATTGCGGAAAGAG ATCGCAGCAAACAACACTGCTCCTGAAGTATTCGTGCTCACCTCTCGACTGCTGCGACTCAATCCAGAGTACTATACAGTATGGAACGACCGCAGACGCTTGCTAATCTGTGGCTCATTGTCCGCACCATCGGCTGGCTCGTCGCCCTCGAGGGCGTTGCCGACTTCTTCTCCGACAGACACTACCACACTGTCATCCGCCGTctcatcctcctcttcctcgaccaCGACCCAGCCATACCAAGACCTCCAGAAGACTGGGTGGAGTGGTACAACAGTTGATGATGGCATCAAGACCCGGGAAGATACGATCAGATCCGAGCTGGCCTTTACAATACCCCTGCTGATGGAGTTCCCAAAATGCTATTGGATCTGGAACTACCGGCTTTGGGTCCTCGGAAAGGCCGTCGAGCTCTTGGACCGTGTGGTGTCTCGTGGAATCTGGACTGAGGAACTTGGTCTCGTGGGCAAGATGTTGACGCGTGACCGCCGCAATTTTCATGCCTGGGGTTATCGGCGGCATGTTGTAGCGCAGCTGGAAAGCGCCGCGCTCAGCCCGGACGGGAAGTCGCCGGAGAGCCTTGTTGTCTCCGAGTTTGAATACACGTCCAAGATGATTCGAGTTGACCTGTCCAACTTCTCGGCGTGGCACAACAGGAGTAAACTTATTCCACGACTGCTAGATGAGCGCCAAGCGGATGATGTTGCAAGACGGAAATTTCTGGAAGACG AACTTAATCTCGTTCGAGAGGCGCTGAACGTTGGCCCCGAAGACCAGTCGTTGTGGTACTACCACCAATTTCTCATGCTCAATCTCTTCGACGCAGTGGATTCAAGCGCTATTGCGCCAAACCTGAATGTATCGGAGCGAGTCGCATATGTCACTCGTGAGCTAGATGATATTAAAGATCTGCTCGAGGACTACGAAGATATTAAGTGGCTGTATGAAGCGCTCCTAGAGTACACCGTTGCCTTGGCAAAGCTGGAGAGCCGGAGCCTCAGTGAGCACGAGACTGAACAACTCAGGGGCTGGCTCGTCAAACTCCAACAGCTTGACCGAACTAGAAGAGGCAGATGGGCATACATGAGGAGCGAACTTGGCTTATCATAA
- a CDS encoding WD domain-containing protein → MKFEQPSRLARCPARRSCSSPEALTRLVPRSLKPAPRDSGYGSEVNLTPSTCSEQLATVSRPSLISVSLSDLYDGSGSLNSDDHDDLDFSEDDNEEIDTFSDLEPPEVPKPPPFKKSATLPRASTRARTRPALLGTFSMDQAALKFSRSSNTTVTRASQRASPRHADRFVPSRDQSTPTSEKFKTTKSLLQLSPTEKLLRHERATPDAFCFIPRRTAPMAHEFRSISGSGTRAAARTGARTVLGSITPASSDFNVQNNRQVSQGSVWTVSGTAPDFPTGAASLAIDDGRGHLAQSGTTARLFTTTFSTIRPKPEDELEKHEGRLAAALDIDRALRVLDFESLNRPTVSRRHTAAVKGRSLQNKTYWNGSQWINNAKPPSSTLVDHSTRILPVSPFKVLDAPRLRDDFYCSVLAYSYNAHTLAVGLGGFLYSWSEETGVRLLDDGPRDASWVTSIAFSSTNGGKDILAYGRSNKVLSLISLREGKPRIQLPRPNPNNPGVQVDTEDLLVGDEAGNIYYYIVEWPADWEVARDNWKGEARWVHMISVHLQQICGLSWSISGSMFASGGNDNMCCLFDTEKVLDSAPDPMILGREGKMLDVTDPSFNPEDLELPDDSDDEEGDFPVRHPLIANRLKLGSAKQRWAHGAAVKAIAFCPWQEGLVATGGGSNDKCIHFFHTTSGAALATIAVASQVTGLIWSTTRREIAATFGYAQPEHPFRIAIFSWPSCKQVAAIPWEGEHRALYAIPYPREPLSNPSSGKGRGTTRPPVSSEDGLNGGKDGCIVVAASDESVKFYEVWPADKRPTTGGVGMLGGSDILESLEGITKEGDVIR, encoded by the exons ATGAAGTTCGAACAACCAAGCCGTCTGGCCCGGTGTCCGGCACGCCGCTCCTGCAGCAGCCCCGAAGCTCTAACCCGGCTAGTTCCTCGGTCTTTAAAACCAGCGCCGCGTGATTCCGGATATGGCTCTGAAGTCAATCTTACACCATCGACTTGCAGCGAACAGCTGGCTACGGTATCACGGCCTTCCCTCATCTCGGTTAGCTTGTCAGACTTATACGATGGCTCCGGGTCGCTTAACAGCGACGACCACGATGACTTGGACTTTTCCGAGGATGACAATGAGGAAATTGACACATTCTCAGATCTGGAGCCTCCTGAGGTGCCAAAGCCACCCCCGTTCAAGAAGTCTGCAACCTTGCCTCGGGCCTCaacacgcgctcgtacccgccCGGCTCTTCTAGGCACATTTTCAATGGATCAAGCTGCACTAAAGTTCAGTCGCAGCTCTAACACTACTGTCACTCGAGCCTCACAGAGAGCCTCTCCCCGACACGCTGATCGCTTCGTACCCAGCAGAGACCAGTCTACTCCTACATCTGAGAAGTTCAAAACGACCAAAAGTCTTCTACAACTGTCGCCGACCGAGAAACTGCTCCGCCACGAGCGCGCCACCCCTGATGCATTTTGCTTCATCCCTCGTCGTACCGCTCCTATGGCGCATGAATTCCGCTCCATCTCTGGGTCTGGAACTAGAGCGGCAGCTAGAACAGGCGCTAGAACTGTCTTGGGCTCTATTACACCAGCTAGCAGCGATTTCAATGTCCAGAACAATCGTCAAGTCAGCCAAGGCTCTGTCTGGACGGTTAGTGGCACCGCCCCGGATTTCCCGACTGGCGCCGCCAGCCTTGCCATTGACGATGGCCGGGGTCATCTCGCCCAGAGCGGGACGACTGCCCGCTTGTTCACCACTACATTTTCAACAATCAGGCCCAAACCGGAGGATGAGCTTGAAAAGCATGAAGGAAGGCTGGCTGCTGCTCTAGATATTGACCGCGCCCTGCGTGTACTCGATTTCGAATCGCTAAACAGGCCAACTGTCTCCAGACGCCACACGGCAGCAGTTAAGGGCAGGTCCTTGCAAAACAAGACATATTGGAATGGAAGTCAGTGGATAAATAATGCAAAGCCTCCCA GCTCAACGTTAGTTGATCACAGCACCAGGATATTGCCTGTCTCACCCTTCAA AGTTCTTGATGCCCCTCGCCTTCGTGATGACTTCTATTGCTCGGTTCTGGCCTACTCTTATAATGCCCATACTCTCGCCGTGGGATTGGGCGGCTTTCTTTACAGCTGGTCAGAGGAAACTGGTGTTCGCCTCCTGGACGATGGGCCCCGTGATGCGAGTTGGGTCACATCAATCGCATTCTCATCGACCAACGGAGGGAAAGATATTTTGGCATATGGAAGATCCAACAAAGTCCTTTCCCTCATATCTCTTCGCGAAGGCAAGCCCCGTATTCAACTACCTAGGCC AAACCCCAACAATCCTGGTGTTCAGGTCGATACGGAGGACCTCCTTGTTGGAGATGAAGCCGGCAATATTTACTACTACATTGTGGAATGGCCGGCAGACTGGGAGGTAGCAAGAGATAACTGGAAGGGAGAGGCCCGGTGGGTGCATATGATCAGCGTCCATCTGCAGCAGATATGTGGACTTTCTTGGTCTATATCGGGCAGCATGTTTGCCTCAGGTGGCAATGACAACATGTGCTGTTTATTCGACACTGAGAAGGTGCTCGACTCGGCACCCGACCCCATGATTCTGGGTAGAGAAGGCAAGATGTTGGACGTCACCGACCCGAGCTTCAACCCTGAAGATCTCGAGCTCCCTGACGActccgacgacgaggaaggCGACTTCCCGGTACGCCACCCGTTGATTGCCAATCGCTTAAAGCTAGGCTCAGCCAAACAGCGCTGGGCCCACGGTGCcgccgtcaaggccattgCATTTTGCCCGTGGCAAGAGGGTCTTGTGGCCACGGGAGGTGGCTCAAACGACAAGTGCATACACTTTTTCCACACTACGTCGGGCGCAGCGCTGGCCACAATTGCAGTGGCTTCTCAAGTCACTGGTCTGATTTGGAGCACAACACGGCGAGAGATCGCAGCTACCTTTGGCTACGCTCAGCCCGAACATCCCTTTCGCATCGCCATTTTCTCTTGGCCTTCTTGCAAGCAGGTTGCTGCAATTCCATGGGAAGGGGAACATCGAGCTTTGTATGCGATTCCATACCCAAGGGAACCGCTTTCAAACCCCTCATCCGGAAAAGGTCGTGGAACGACAAGGCCACCAGTCTCCAGTGAGGACGGTCTCAATGGAGGGAAAGACGGATGCATAGTCGTCGCAGCCAGCGATGAGAGTGTGAAGTTCTATGAAGTATGGCCAGCCGATAAACGACCCACTACTGGAGGAGTCGGCATGCTTGGGGGCAGTGATATCCTCGAGTCGCTTGAAGGCATCACGAAAGAGGGTGATGTTATCCGTTGA